Proteins encoded by one window of Azospirillum brasilense:
- a CDS encoding gamma carbonic anhydrase family protein, with the protein MKEERVIYAFNDKVPQLSPHCWVAPSATVVGDILLEEDVSVWWGAVMRAEEERIHIGAGSNVQDNAVLHVDPGFPLLIGRNVTIGHLAMVHGCTVGDGSLIGIGATVLNGARIGRDCLIGAHAFIAEGKEIPDRSLVLGAPGKVVRTLSDEDVERMRAPAAVYQQRWKSYAKGLRPINVPGTVPGQP; encoded by the coding sequence ATGAAGGAGGAACGGGTGATCTACGCCTTCAACGACAAGGTCCCGCAACTGTCGCCCCACTGCTGGGTGGCCCCCAGCGCCACCGTCGTCGGCGACATCCTGCTGGAGGAGGACGTGTCCGTCTGGTGGGGCGCGGTCATGCGCGCCGAGGAGGAGCGCATCCACATCGGCGCCGGCAGCAACGTCCAGGACAACGCCGTCCTCCACGTCGATCCCGGCTTCCCTCTGCTCATCGGCAGGAACGTGACCATCGGCCATCTGGCGATGGTGCATGGCTGCACCGTCGGCGACGGCAGCCTGATCGGCATCGGCGCCACGGTGCTCAACGGCGCGCGCATCGGCCGCGACTGTCTGATCGGCGCCCACGCCTTCATCGCCGAGGGCAAGGAGATCCCCGACCGCTCGCTGGTGCTCGGCGCGCCGGGCAAGGTGGTGCGCACGCTGTCGGACGAGGATGTGGAGCGCATGCGCGCCCCCGCCGCCGTCTACCAGCAGCGGTGGAAGAGCTACGCCAAGGGGCTGCGCCCGATCAACGTTCCCGGCACCGTCCCAGGCCAGCCCTGA
- a CDS encoding NUDIX hydrolase: MNTPAINTPVEPLSAAGLILLRDSVDGLEVFMIQRHRDLRFAPGATVFPGGRLDAEDSELPWRELSLPLTDDMPQRMAAIREAFEECGLLMTGGTVDAALLDGLRNASGRTFLDRLLAAGLEPDVAALVPFARWVTPESVWRRYDTLFFLAKAPPRQTAVVDGVEAVAGFWGTPRAILAEAEAERLSLVFATRMTLLRLAGCRTVRHAMEEAARFHPLTPILPRPADTPEGPALCIPDGLGYPLTQVPLEQARLG, encoded by the coding sequence ATGAACACGCCTGCCATCAACACGCCTGTCGAGCCGCTTTCCGCCGCCGGCCTGATCCTTCTGCGCGACAGCGTGGATGGGCTGGAGGTCTTCATGATCCAGCGCCACCGCGACCTTCGCTTCGCGCCCGGCGCCACGGTGTTTCCCGGCGGACGGCTGGACGCGGAGGACAGCGAGCTGCCCTGGCGGGAGCTGTCGCTGCCGCTGACCGACGACATGCCGCAGCGGATGGCCGCGATCCGCGAGGCGTTCGAGGAATGCGGGCTGCTGATGACCGGCGGCACGGTGGACGCCGCCCTTCTCGACGGGCTGCGCAACGCGTCGGGCAGAACCTTCCTCGACCGGCTGCTGGCGGCGGGGCTGGAGCCGGACGTGGCGGCGCTGGTGCCCTTCGCCCGCTGGGTCACGCCGGAGAGCGTGTGGCGGCGCTACGACACCCTGTTCTTCCTCGCCAAGGCGCCGCCGCGCCAGACCGCCGTGGTCGACGGGGTGGAGGCGGTCGCCGGATTCTGGGGCACGCCGCGGGCCATCCTGGCCGAGGCGGAGGCGGAGCGGCTGTCGCTGGTCTTCGCCACCCGCATGACCCTGCTGCGTCTGGCCGGCTGCCGCACGGTCCGCCACGCTATGGAGGAGGCCGCGCGCTTCCATCCCCTGACGCCCATCCTGCCCCGTCCCGCCGACACCCCCGAGGGGCCGGCGCTGTGCATCCCGGACGGGCTCGGCTATCCCCTGACGCAGGTCCCGCTGGAGCAAGCGCGGCTGGGCTGA
- a CDS encoding sulfite exporter TauE/SafE family protein, whose protein sequence is MLAMVLLMVAAFASGVLNAVAGGGAFITFPALLFAGVPPVSANVSSTVALFPGQMASAWAYRNEIRGVTEVSVTAFSIVSLVGGVVGAILLLTTPDRAFAGLVPWLLLFATAVFAVGSFMPALAARLRLNGRSVLVVQFVIAIYGGYFGGGIGFLMLAALTLFGLRDIHAMNGLRILLAALMNGAAVAAFCLSDAVSWPETVVMAVSAIAGGYAGAHAAKRVSRDVMKWVVVSIGVGLTLYFFIRGAGA, encoded by the coding sequence ATGCTTGCCATGGTGCTGCTGATGGTCGCCGCGTTCGCGTCGGGCGTTCTCAACGCCGTCGCCGGTGGCGGGGCCTTCATCACATTCCCGGCGCTGCTGTTCGCCGGGGTGCCGCCGGTCAGCGCCAACGTGTCGAGCACGGTCGCCCTGTTCCCCGGCCAGATGGCCAGCGCCTGGGCCTACCGCAACGAGATCCGCGGCGTGACGGAGGTCAGCGTCACCGCCTTCTCCATTGTCAGCCTCGTCGGCGGGGTGGTCGGGGCGATCCTTTTGCTGACCACGCCGGACCGCGCCTTCGCCGGGCTGGTGCCCTGGCTGCTGCTGTTCGCGACGGCGGTCTTCGCGGTCGGCAGCTTCATGCCGGCGCTGGCCGCCCGGCTGCGGCTGAACGGTCGCTCGGTTCTGGTCGTGCAGTTCGTCATCGCCATCTACGGCGGCTATTTCGGCGGCGGGATCGGCTTCCTGATGCTGGCGGCGCTGACCCTGTTCGGCCTGCGGGACATCCATGCCATGAACGGGCTGCGCATCCTGCTGGCCGCGCTGATGAACGGCGCGGCGGTGGCGGCCTTCTGCCTGTCCGACGCGGTGTCCTGGCCGGAAACCGTCGTCATGGCGGTGTCGGCCATCGCCGGCGGCTATGCCGGCGCCCACGCGGCAAAGCGGGTCAGCCGCGACGTGATGAAGTGGGTGGTGGTGTCGATCGGCGTGGGGCTGACCCTGTACTTCTTCATCAGGGGGGCCGGAGCCTGA
- a CDS encoding CBS domain-containing protein, which yields MKVADILRTKESRVVTVRSGETIEEAIRLMKSENISALVVKDVCRTEGNAVAGMLSERDVVYALLERGASVLKTPVFMLMSRAPQTCSPDDSLVHALELMDRHHIRHLPVLDGSTLVGVVSARDFTKLQLTEMVAHTQPPAQETPVYAH from the coding sequence ATGAAAGTCGCCGACATTCTTCGGACCAAGGAATCCCGCGTCGTCACCGTGCGCTCCGGCGAAACCATCGAGGAGGCGATCCGGCTGATGAAGTCGGAGAACATCAGCGCCCTGGTGGTCAAGGATGTCTGCCGGACCGAGGGCAACGCCGTGGCCGGCATGCTGTCGGAACGCGACGTCGTCTACGCGCTGCTGGAGCGCGGCGCGTCGGTCCTGAAGACGCCGGTCTTCATGCTGATGTCGCGCGCACCGCAGACCTGCTCGCCCGACGACAGCCTCGTCCACGCGCTTGAGCTGATGGACCGCCACCACATCCGGCACCTGCCGGTGCTCGACGGCTCCACGCTGGTCGGCGTCGTCAGCGCCCGCGACTTCACCAAGCTCCAGCTTACCGAGATGGTCGCCCACACCCAGCCCCCGGCGCAGGAAACCCCGGTCTACGCCCACTGA
- a CDS encoding GntR family transcriptional regulator: MNPPPINVQPLDTGTTFRSQAYHALKQAISQMDIYDHNDEIRLEERQLSELLGVSRTPIREALTLLEQEGFIRLQPRRGIFVIRKTKAEIVEMIQVWAALESMAGRMVATQATDEDIRTLWDLFRNFEMRNPKEHVNEYSDANIAFHKSIIRLSGSKLIQEMTDNLFIHIRAIRKLTIGQDNRAERSINDHKEIIKALERRDVDQAEHLIRDHTLGLAAHVEKHCDFLE; encoded by the coding sequence ATGAACCCTCCGCCGATCAACGTCCAGCCGCTCGACACCGGAACGACCTTCCGCAGCCAAGCGTACCATGCGTTGAAGCAAGCCATCTCGCAAATGGACATTTACGACCATAACGACGAGATCCGGCTTGAGGAGCGGCAGCTCAGCGAGTTGCTGGGCGTCAGCCGGACGCCGATCCGCGAGGCGCTGACCCTGCTGGAGCAGGAGGGGTTCATCCGCCTCCAGCCGCGCCGGGGCATCTTCGTCATCCGCAAGACCAAGGCCGAGATCGTCGAGATGATCCAGGTCTGGGCGGCGCTGGAGAGCATGGCCGGGCGCATGGTCGCGACGCAGGCCACCGACGAGGACATCCGCACCCTGTGGGACCTGTTCCGCAACTTCGAGATGCGGAACCCCAAGGAGCATGTCAACGAATACTCCGACGCCAACATCGCCTTCCACAAGAGCATCATCCGGCTCAGCGGGTCCAAGCTGATCCAGGAGATGACCGACAACCTGTTCATCCACATCCGCGCCATCCGCAAGCTGACCATCGGCCAGGACAACCGGGCGGAGCGGTCGATCAACGACCACAAGGAAATCATCAAGGCCCTGGAGCGCCGCGACGTCGATCAGGCCGAACACCTGATCCGCGACCACACGCTGGGTCTGGCGGCGCACGTCGAGAAGCATTGCGATTTCCTGGAGTGA
- a CDS encoding thiamine phosphate synthase codes for MAITDRRQAAQPLPDLAARLFAGGLRWLSLREKDLDDSRQIALAHALVERARPWGAVVTLHGDPDLALAAGTDGVHLPEGADVAAARRRLGPGALVGLSTHDAEGIRRAVAGGADYVTLSPIFPSPSKPGYGPPLGVEGLRRLAAEAPLPIIALGGVESGNIGGCLAAGAAGVAVMGTVMRTPDRLSDLLKALKAGQP; via the coding sequence TTGGCGATCACGGACCGGCGGCAGGCGGCGCAGCCCTTGCCGGATCTGGCGGCGCGTCTGTTCGCCGGCGGGTTGCGCTGGCTGTCGCTGCGCGAGAAGGATCTCGACGACTCCCGGCAGATCGCCTTGGCCCACGCGCTGGTCGAGCGGGCGCGGCCCTGGGGAGCGGTGGTCACGCTGCACGGCGATCCGGACCTGGCGCTGGCCGCGGGGACGGACGGGGTGCATCTGCCGGAAGGAGCCGATGTGGCGGCGGCGCGGCGGCGGCTCGGCCCCGGCGCGCTGGTCGGGCTTTCGACCCACGACGCGGAAGGGATTCGGCGGGCCGTCGCGGGCGGGGCGGACTACGTCACGCTGTCGCCCATCTTTCCGTCGCCGAGCAAGCCGGGCTACGGCCCGCCGCTCGGGGTTGAGGGGCTGAGACGCTTGGCCGCGGAGGCTCCGCTGCCGATCATCGCGCTCGGCGGCGTGGAGTCGGGCAACATTGGAGGCTGTCTGGCCGCGGGAGCGGCCGGAGTGGCGGTCATGGGAACGGTGATGCGGACACCGGACCGCCTGTCCGACCTGCTCAAGGCCTTGAAAGCCGGACAACCGTAA
- a CDS encoding sigma 54-interacting transcriptional regulator, translated as MRIDVLFADRVGIAHEVLAVLAKRRLNVVAVEVDPPHIHIDAPELDVPGFGALDAALRAVLGVESVTPIDILPGTRRRLHLDALLAALPDPVLAVDRAGRIVVANAAAATVAGRSEAALTGADFGRLFGDAELSDLLVDNGFRLAAGQEVTLNGQPFLLDATPIVEDGRPAGGVVTLFAPSRLGERLNALQNFDEGGFDRILGDSAPVRALKARAARVAAVDAPLLILGETGTGKELIAHACHRASPRRDKPFLALNCAAVPENLAESELFGYAPGSFTGAQRGGKPGLLELAHGGTVFLDEIGEMSPYLQAKLLRFLNDGRFRRVGGDREQTVDVRVVSATHRDLDAMVAEHSFREDLFYRLNVLSLQVPALRERGDDILLLARHFIARACAQARRPPCRLTVAASAALLANPWPGNVRQLENVIFRAVTMSDGAYLDAADLELAGARMDAETGGEPAEPSSWDEAAAAFERGLLRRLYPRYPSSRKLAARLHTSHTMIANKLRKYGIPDGT; from the coding sequence ATGCGCATCGACGTCCTGTTCGCCGACCGGGTCGGCATCGCCCATGAGGTCCTGGCCGTTCTCGCCAAGCGGCGCTTGAACGTCGTGGCGGTGGAGGTGGACCCGCCGCACATCCACATCGACGCGCCGGAACTGGACGTGCCGGGCTTCGGGGCGCTCGACGCCGCGCTGCGCGCCGTGCTCGGCGTGGAATCCGTCACCCCCATCGACATTCTGCCCGGCACACGGCGACGGCTGCATTTGGACGCCCTGCTGGCCGCCCTGCCCGACCCGGTTCTGGCGGTGGACCGCGCAGGACGCATCGTGGTGGCGAACGCCGCCGCCGCGACGGTCGCCGGGCGCAGCGAGGCCGCCCTGACCGGCGCCGACTTCGGACGGTTGTTCGGCGATGCCGAGCTGTCCGACCTGCTGGTGGACAACGGATTCCGCCTCGCCGCCGGGCAGGAGGTGACGCTGAACGGCCAGCCCTTCCTGCTGGACGCCACCCCCATCGTGGAGGACGGACGGCCGGCCGGTGGGGTGGTCACCCTCTTCGCGCCGAGCCGGCTGGGCGAACGGCTGAATGCGCTGCAAAACTTCGACGAGGGGGGCTTCGACCGCATCCTCGGCGACTCCGCCCCGGTCCGCGCGCTGAAGGCGCGGGCGGCGCGGGTCGCGGCGGTGGACGCGCCGCTGCTGATCCTGGGCGAGACGGGCACCGGCAAGGAGCTGATCGCCCACGCCTGCCACCGCGCCAGCCCGCGCCGCGACAAGCCCTTCCTGGCGCTGAACTGCGCCGCCGTGCCGGAGAATCTGGCGGAAAGCGAGCTGTTCGGCTACGCCCCCGGCTCCTTCACCGGGGCGCAGCGCGGCGGCAAGCCCGGTCTGCTGGAACTCGCCCACGGCGGCACCGTCTTCCTCGACGAGATCGGGGAGATGTCGCCCTACCTCCAGGCCAAGCTGCTGCGGTTCCTGAACGACGGGCGCTTCCGCCGCGTCGGCGGCGACCGCGAGCAGACGGTGGACGTCCGCGTGGTCAGCGCCACCCACCGCGACCTCGACGCCATGGTCGCCGAGCACAGCTTCCGCGAAGACCTGTTCTACCGGCTGAACGTGCTGTCGCTCCAGGTCCCGGCGCTGCGCGAGCGCGGCGACGACATCCTTCTGCTCGCCCGGCACTTCATCGCCCGCGCCTGCGCCCAGGCCCGCCGCCCGCCCTGCCGCCTGACCGTCGCGGCCAGCGCCGCCCTGCTCGCCAACCCCTGGCCAGGCAACGTCCGCCAGTTGGAGAACGTCATCTTCCGCGCCGTGACGATGAGCGACGGTGCCTATCTCGACGCCGCCGACCTGGAACTGGCCGGAGCGCGCATGGACGCCGAAACCGGCGGCGAGCCCGCCGAGCCGTCCAGTTGGGACGAGGCGGCGGCGGCGTTCGAGCGCGGCCTGCTGCGCCGCCTCTACCCGCGCTACCCGTCCAGCCGCAAGCTGGCCGCCCGCCTCCACACCTCGCACACGATGATCGCGAACAAGCTGCGCAAGTACGGGATACCGGACGGGACGTGA
- a CDS encoding FmdB family zinc ribbon protein, which translates to MPLYSYRCTACAHDFEALVRSSDTPVCASCGSAALERKVARIAPDTKADKFLNTARRAAAAEGHFSNYSKAERSRI; encoded by the coding sequence ATGCCGCTCTACTCCTACCGCTGCACCGCCTGCGCCCACGACTTCGAAGCGCTGGTGCGCTCGTCGGACACGCCCGTCTGCGCCTCCTGCGGGTCGGCGGCGCTGGAGCGCAAGGTGGCGCGCATCGCGCCGGACACCAAGGCCGACAAGTTCCTGAACACCGCCCGCCGCGCCGCCGCCGCGGAGGGCCACTTCAGCAACTACAGCAAGGCGGAACGCTCGCGCATTTAG
- the pyk gene encoding pyruvate kinase, with amino-acid sequence MQRNRSTKIVATLGPASSTYSQIFALAEAGVDVFRLNASHGTQRDHAERYRQIRAVEETVGRPIGVLLDLQGPKLRVGTFKEVAVILAGGDRFRLDLDPTPGDRSRVCVPHPEIFASLEPGHELLLNDGRMRLRVLSCGPDHAETEVMVGGTLSDRKGMNVPGTTLALSALSEKDRSDLQFGLTLGVDWIGLSFVQRPEDILEARALIGDRAHIMTKVEKPAALPRLEEIIALSDAVMVARGDLGVELPPEDVPGLQKRMIRLSRAAGKPVIVATQMLESMITEPTPTRAEASDVATAVYDGSDAVMLSAESASGKHPVEAVAMMDRIIRRVERDPLYRRIMDSEHPSPEATTPDALSAAARQIAETISAAGIATFTSTGSTARRASRERPTVPILGLSAERGTARLLSLAWGVHPVWTADVANFAEMVERASLVAAQEGIGAPGQSLIVTAGVPFGTPGTTNSLRVVTITANGLNSVTTAQLHEPA; translated from the coding sequence ATGCAGCGCAACCGCAGCACCAAGATCGTCGCCACTCTGGGGCCGGCCAGCTCGACCTACAGCCAGATCTTCGCCCTCGCCGAGGCCGGCGTGGATGTCTTCCGCCTGAACGCCAGCCACGGCACGCAGCGCGACCACGCCGAACGCTACCGCCAGATCCGCGCGGTCGAGGAGACGGTCGGGCGCCCCATCGGCGTGCTTCTCGATCTTCAGGGTCCGAAGCTGCGCGTCGGCACCTTCAAGGAAGTGGCGGTGATCCTGGCCGGCGGCGACCGCTTCCGCCTCGACCTCGACCCGACCCCCGGCGACCGCAGCCGCGTCTGCGTCCCGCATCCGGAGATCTTCGCCAGCCTGGAGCCGGGTCACGAGCTTCTGCTGAACGACGGACGGATGCGCCTGCGCGTGCTGAGCTGCGGCCCCGACCACGCCGAGACCGAGGTCATGGTCGGCGGCACCCTGTCCGACCGCAAGGGCATGAACGTCCCCGGCACCACGCTGGCCCTCAGCGCCCTGTCGGAGAAGGACCGCAGCGACCTGCAGTTCGGCCTGACGCTGGGCGTGGACTGGATCGGCCTCAGCTTCGTGCAGCGGCCCGAGGACATCCTGGAGGCGCGCGCCCTGATCGGCGACCGCGCCCACATCATGACCAAGGTGGAGAAGCCGGCCGCCCTGCCCCGGCTGGAGGAGATCATCGCCCTGTCGGACGCGGTGATGGTGGCCCGCGGCGACCTGGGCGTGGAGCTGCCGCCGGAGGACGTGCCCGGCCTGCAGAAGCGGATGATCCGCCTGAGCCGCGCCGCCGGCAAGCCGGTGATCGTCGCCACCCAGATGCTGGAATCCATGATCACCGAGCCGACGCCGACGCGCGCCGAGGCGTCGGACGTGGCGACCGCCGTCTATGACGGGTCGGACGCCGTGATGCTGTCGGCGGAATCGGCGTCGGGCAAGCACCCGGTGGAGGCCGTGGCGATGATGGACCGCATCATCCGCCGGGTCGAGCGCGATCCCCTCTACCGCCGCATCATGGACTCCGAGCATCCGAGCCCGGAGGCGACCACCCCGGACGCCCTGTCCGCCGCGGCCCGCCAGATCGCCGAGACCATCTCGGCCGCCGGCATCGCCACCTTCACCAGCACCGGCTCCACCGCGCGGCGCGCCTCGCGCGAGCGGCCGACCGTGCCGATCCTCGGCCTCAGCGCCGAACGCGGCACCGCCCGCCTGCTGTCGCTGGCCTGGGGCGTGCACCCCGTCTGGACCGCCGACGTGGCGAACTTCGCGGAAATGGTCGAGCGGGCCAGCCTCGTCGCCGCCCAGGAGGGCATCGGCGCCCCCGGCCAGTCGCTGATCGTGACGGCGGGCGTCCCCTTCGGAACGCCCGGCACCACCAACAGCCTGCGCGTGGTCACGATCACCGCGAACGGTCTGAACAGCGTGACGACCGCACAGCTCCACGAGCCGGCCTGA
- a CDS encoding PEP/pyruvate-binding domain-containing protein, producing MLHQSIIQGSTDTSGAIAVGAAVVAGHAALPAAGGQVAGGPRWVYAFGGGGAEGHGGMLAELGGKGAGLAEMARLGVPVPPGFTIVAEASRRHRAGQGGFPAGLTAQVEEALTRLESVAGARFGGSETPLLVSVRSGARASMPGMMDTILNLGLTDATVKGLAARSGDARFAYDCYRRLIQTYGTVVQGVGAHVFDAALEAHKEARGLTRDADLTAADWRAVAAAYRDVIEREAGEPFPQDARTQLFAAIGAIFRSWSNARAVAFRAVHGIPDDWGTAATVQAMVFGNRGGASGTGVAHSRDPSTGEAALCGEFLADAQGEDIVSGLRTPGPLAGTDASLEAVAPEAFAELGRIADRLERHFGDMQEIEFTVQQGRLFILQSRAGKRTPEAGVRIATEMAQAGIISRDEAVRRADLPALADSLRPIPDPDAPREVIARGLPASSGAATGVLVFTSDEAVRLAAEGVAVVLCRPETSPHDVHGMQAACAVVTARGGATSHAATVARAMGLPCVTGARMLRVDPAAGVMTVGDLTVRAGEIITVDGGAGHVILGSVPMIRPEPPEAVALLLRWAGGAGE from the coding sequence ATGCTCCACCAGTCCATCATCCAAGGCTCCACCGACACCAGCGGCGCCATCGCCGTCGGTGCCGCCGTGGTTGCCGGGCACGCGGCGCTGCCGGCGGCCGGTGGACAGGTGGCCGGTGGACCGCGCTGGGTCTACGCCTTCGGCGGCGGCGGTGCGGAAGGGCACGGCGGCATGCTGGCGGAGCTGGGCGGCAAGGGCGCCGGGCTGGCCGAGATGGCGCGGCTGGGTGTGCCGGTGCCGCCGGGCTTCACCATCGTGGCGGAGGCCAGCCGCCGGCACCGCGCCGGGCAGGGCGGCTTTCCCGCCGGGCTGACCGCCCAGGTCGAGGAGGCGCTGACCCGGCTGGAAAGCGTTGCGGGCGCGCGCTTCGGCGGGTCGGAGACTCCGTTGCTGGTGTCCGTGCGGTCAGGAGCGCGGGCGTCGATGCCCGGCATGATGGACACGATCCTGAATCTCGGCCTGACCGACGCGACGGTGAAGGGGCTGGCCGCGCGCAGCGGCGACGCCCGCTTCGCCTACGACTGCTACCGTAGGCTGATCCAGACCTACGGCACGGTGGTGCAGGGGGTGGGCGCCCACGTCTTCGACGCGGCGCTGGAGGCCCACAAGGAGGCGCGCGGGCTGACCCGCGACGCCGACCTGACCGCCGCCGACTGGCGCGCCGTGGCCGCCGCCTACCGCGACGTGATCGAGCGCGAGGCGGGGGAGCCCTTCCCGCAGGACGCGCGGACCCAACTCTTCGCCGCCATCGGGGCCATTTTCCGCTCCTGGAGCAACGCCCGCGCCGTGGCCTTCCGGGCGGTGCACGGCATTCCCGACGATTGGGGCACCGCGGCGACCGTGCAGGCGATGGTGTTCGGCAACCGCGGCGGCGCTTCCGGCACCGGCGTCGCCCACAGCCGCGACCCGTCCACCGGCGAGGCCGCGCTGTGCGGCGAGTTCCTGGCCGACGCCCAAGGCGAGGACATCGTGTCGGGACTGCGCACCCCGGGGCCGCTGGCCGGTACCGACGCCTCCCTGGAGGCGGTCGCCCCCGAGGCCTTCGCCGAGCTTGGCCGCATCGCCGACCGTCTGGAGCGCCATTTCGGCGACATGCAGGAGATCGAATTCACCGTCCAGCAGGGGCGCCTGTTCATCCTCCAGTCACGCGCCGGCAAGCGGACGCCGGAAGCCGGGGTGCGCATCGCCACGGAGATGGCGCAGGCCGGCATCATCTCGCGGGACGAGGCGGTGCGGCGCGCCGACCTGCCGGCGCTGGCGGACAGCCTGCGCCCCATCCCCGACCCCGACGCCCCCCGCGAGGTGATCGCCCGCGGCCTGCCGGCCTCCTCCGGCGCCGCCACGGGTGTGCTGGTCTTCACGTCGGACGAGGCGGTCCGGCTGGCGGCGGAGGGCGTGGCGGTGGTGCTGTGCCGTCCGGAAACCTCTCCCCACGACGTGCACGGCATGCAGGCGGCCTGCGCGGTGGTGACCGCCCGCGGCGGAGCGACCAGCCACGCCGCCACCGTCGCCCGCGCCATGGGGCTGCCCTGCGTCACCGGAGCGCGCATGCTGCGCGTCGATCCGGCGGCCGGCGTGATGACCGTGGGCGACCTGACCGTCCGGGCGGGGGAGATCATCACCGTGGACGGCGGGGCGGGCCATGTGATCCTGGGCAGCGTGCCGATGATCCGCCCCGAGCCGCCGGAAGCCGTGGCTCTGCTGCTGCGCTGGGCCGGGGGCGCCGGCGAATGA
- a CDS encoding D-amino acid dehydrogenase produces the protein MRVIVLGSGVIGVSTAYFLAKAGHEVTVVDRQPGPALETSYANAGEVSPGYSAPWAAPGLMAKAVKWMLMKHSPLVIRPKMDPAMWSWCLKLLANANERSYEINKGRMVRLAEYSRDCLRALRDETGIRYDERAKGTLQVFRTQKQVDAAATDMAVLDRFKVPYSLLDVEGCAAVEPALRLVKEKIVGGLLLPGDETGDCFRFTNALAALATEMGVEFRYNTAIRKLESDGRRVTGVVTDAGTLTADSYVVAMGSYSPMLVKPFGLDLPVYPVKGYSLTLPIVDPAGAPESTVMDETHKIAVTRLGDRIRVGGTAELTGFDLTLRPGRRGPLDHVVSDLFPTGGDLSKAEFWTGLRPNTPDGTPIVGQTPVRNLFLNTGHGTLGWTMAAGSGRVVADVVGGRQTEIDMDGLTVARYGRSAAATGRPTVGGVARPAAR, from the coding sequence ATGCGCGTCATCGTCCTCGGCAGCGGCGTCATCGGCGTTTCCACCGCGTATTTCCTGGCGAAGGCCGGGCACGAGGTCACGGTGGTGGACCGGCAGCCCGGCCCGGCGCTGGAGACCAGCTACGCCAACGCGGGCGAGGTGTCGCCGGGCTATTCCGCCCCCTGGGCGGCGCCGGGCCTGATGGCGAAGGCGGTGAAGTGGATGCTGATGAAGCATTCCCCGCTGGTGATCCGGCCCAAGATGGACCCGGCCATGTGGTCCTGGTGCCTGAAGCTTCTGGCCAACGCCAACGAGCGCTCCTACGAGATCAACAAGGGCCGCATGGTCCGGCTGGCCGAATACAGCCGCGACTGCCTGCGCGCCCTGCGCGACGAGACCGGCATCCGCTACGACGAGCGCGCCAAGGGCACGCTCCAGGTCTTCCGCACGCAGAAGCAGGTGGACGCCGCCGCCACCGACATGGCCGTCCTCGACCGCTTCAAGGTGCCCTACAGCCTGCTGGATGTGGAGGGCTGCGCGGCCGTTGAACCGGCGCTGCGGCTGGTCAAGGAGAAGATCGTGGGCGGCCTGCTGCTGCCCGGCGACGAGACGGGCGACTGCTTCCGCTTCACCAACGCGCTGGCCGCGCTGGCGACGGAGATGGGGGTGGAGTTCCGCTACAACACCGCCATCCGCAAGCTGGAGAGCGACGGGCGCCGCGTCACCGGTGTGGTGACCGACGCCGGCACGCTGACCGCCGACTCCTACGTCGTGGCCATGGGCAGCTATTCCCCGATGCTGGTGAAGCCGTTCGGGCTGGACCTGCCGGTCTATCCGGTGAAGGGCTATTCGCTGACTCTGCCCATCGTCGATCCGGCGGGCGCCCCGGAATCCACGGTGATGGACGAGACGCACAAGATCGCGGTGACCCGCCTCGGCGACCGCATCCGCGTCGGCGGCACGGCGGAACTGACCGGTTTCGACCTGACGCTGCGTCCGGGCCGCCGCGGTCCGCTCGACCATGTGGTGAGCGACCTGTTCCCGACGGGCGGCGACCTGTCGAAGGCGGAGTTCTGGACCGGCCTGCGGCCCAACACGCCGGACGGAACCCCGATCGTCGGCCAGACCCCGGTGCGCAACCTGTTCCTGAACACCGGCCACGGCACGCTGGGCTGGACGATGGCTGCGGGCTCGGGCCGGGTGGTCGCCGACGTGGTCGGCGGGCGTCAGACGGAGATCGACATGGACGGTCTGACCGTGGCCCGTTACGGCCGGTCCGCCGCCGCGACCGGCCGCCCCACGGTGGGCGGCGTGGCCCGCCCGGCGGCCCGATAA